The following proteins come from a genomic window of Actinomarinicola tropica:
- a CDS encoding hemerythrin domain-containing protein, producing the protein MSDHVPAPEPQARAEARRERLRELMDRLERALAEPALADLPVWRTNVALVCDELDGALHDHVEETEGDLFPELERTSPHVVARIARLTAEHPRLRAELDDLREALVTDAPEPETTAERIRERALALLTDLLRHRQSGADLLYEAYWVDLASAD; encoded by the coding sequence ATGTCCGACCACGTCCCCGCCCCCGAGCCTCAGGCACGGGCCGAGGCCCGCCGCGAGCGCCTGCGTGAGCTCATGGATCGCCTCGAACGGGCCCTCGCCGAGCCCGCCCTCGCCGACCTCCCGGTCTGGCGCACCAACGTCGCGCTCGTCTGCGACGAGCTCGACGGGGCGCTGCACGACCACGTGGAGGAGACCGAGGGCGACCTGTTCCCCGAGCTCGAGCGCACGAGCCCCCACGTCGTCGCACGCATCGCCCGCCTCACCGCCGAGCACCCCCGCCTGCGGGCCGAGCTCGACGACCTCCGCGAGGCCCTCGTCACCGACGCCCCCGAGCCCGAGACGACCGCCGAGCGCATCCGCGAGCGGGCCCTCGCCCTGCTCACCGACCTGCTGCGGCACCGCCAGTCCGGCGCCGACCTCCTGTACGAGGCCTACTGGGTCGACCTGGCCTCCGCCGACTGA
- a CDS encoding DNA translocase FtsK, with amino-acid sequence MATKQSTRSRSTAGRSTKGRATAPPKPLFASAFEGHVADAWGLALVALGVLAGLGIYVDAAGALGRLLDGAAGGALGVARVLVPPALVLAGVLLIRNDVDDDGGFPVRGVVGSLLLLVGGSGLLHMGLGRPALGDGIDALSDAGGALGAATGIPLEAAASVWGALLVLVTVTVLGLLVLTHTTLRAVLDVTSAGVRPLGDVGRRAVGGLFTGPSGDEGAATTPTDATRVDAAPVSEPTVVVGGREIVADDADATADEAIDLTDATALFDQDAGSPRAGRAAPERAPVPEPAGDPEQLHIDLGPAATSSPWKLPRVDLLKKAGPHKVDRSAVEDAGRVLEQALAEHGVETRLVGMVVGPTVTRYELELGPGVKVARVTSLHKDIAYAMATPDVRILAPIPGRQAIGVEVPNAQRELVALGDLLTSPEAKKATHPLEVALGRDINGTSVMLNLAAMPHVLIAGATGAGKSSCINSIITSLLMRSTPDQVRMILVDPKRVELTQYAKLPHLLTEVVTDPKKAANALDWAVREMDRRYEVLEAVGVRDITGYNAAYDRGDLREAPGAGEVGPDGEPLEYPRMSFIVIVVDELNDLMMVAARDVEASICRIAQKARAVGIHLVLATQRPSVNVITGLIKANVPSRIAFAVSSLADSRVVLDQGGAERLIGKGDMLMLTATSSTAQRVQGAWVTEEEVRDVAKAWRKQAPEVTYNQEVQGDGEPTGAAAQLPGGSTGDEDDDELLLQAMDLVVRSQLGSTSMLQRKLRVGFARAGRLMDLLEQRGVVGPSEGSKARAVLMTPEELDGAGPTADDLIGPDQLPDDPAF; translated from the coding sequence GTGGCAACGAAGCAGTCCACCCGATCCCGATCCACCGCCGGCCGCTCCACGAAGGGGCGGGCCACCGCGCCGCCGAAGCCGCTGTTCGCCAGCGCGTTCGAGGGCCACGTCGCCGACGCGTGGGGGCTCGCCCTCGTCGCCCTCGGCGTCCTCGCCGGCCTCGGCATCTACGTCGACGCGGCCGGGGCGCTCGGCCGCCTCCTCGACGGCGCCGCCGGTGGCGCGCTCGGCGTCGCCCGGGTCCTCGTCCCGCCCGCCCTCGTCCTCGCCGGGGTGCTGCTCATCCGCAACGACGTCGACGACGACGGCGGCTTCCCCGTGCGCGGCGTGGTCGGGTCGCTCCTGCTCCTCGTCGGCGGCTCGGGCCTGCTCCACATGGGGCTCGGCCGCCCGGCGCTCGGCGACGGCATCGACGCGCTGTCCGACGCCGGCGGGGCGCTCGGCGCCGCCACCGGCATCCCCCTGGAGGCCGCGGCGTCGGTCTGGGGCGCGCTGCTCGTCCTCGTCACCGTCACCGTCCTCGGACTGCTCGTGCTCACCCACACGACGCTCCGCGCCGTCCTCGACGTCACCTCGGCGGGCGTGCGCCCCCTCGGCGACGTCGGTCGGCGGGCCGTCGGCGGTCTCTTCACCGGACCCTCGGGTGACGAGGGCGCGGCGACGACCCCGACCGACGCGACGCGGGTCGACGCCGCCCCCGTGAGCGAACCGACCGTCGTCGTCGGCGGCCGCGAGATCGTCGCGGACGACGCCGACGCCACGGCGGACGAGGCCATCGACCTCACCGACGCCACCGCGCTGTTCGACCAGGACGCCGGATCACCGCGCGCCGGTCGGGCCGCGCCCGAGCGGGCACCGGTCCCCGAACCCGCCGGCGATCCGGAGCAGCTCCACATCGACCTCGGGCCCGCCGCCACGTCGTCGCCCTGGAAGCTCCCGCGGGTCGACCTGCTGAAGAAGGCCGGACCGCACAAGGTCGATCGCTCGGCGGTCGAGGACGCCGGCCGCGTGCTCGAGCAGGCGCTCGCCGAGCATGGCGTGGAGACGCGCCTGGTCGGCATGGTCGTCGGCCCCACGGTCACCCGCTACGAGCTCGAGCTGGGTCCCGGCGTGAAGGTCGCCCGCGTCACGAGCCTCCACAAGGACATCGCCTACGCGATGGCCACCCCCGACGTCCGCATCCTGGCTCCCATCCCGGGGCGCCAGGCGATCGGCGTCGAGGTGCCGAACGCCCAGCGCGAGCTCGTCGCCCTCGGCGACCTGCTCACGTCGCCCGAGGCCAAGAAGGCGACCCATCCCCTCGAGGTCGCGCTCGGCCGCGACATCAACGGCACGTCGGTGATGCTGAACCTCGCGGCGATGCCCCACGTGCTCATCGCGGGCGCCACCGGTGCCGGCAAGTCGTCGTGCATCAACTCGATCATCACGTCGCTGCTGATGCGCTCCACGCCGGACCAGGTGCGGATGATCCTCGTCGACCCCAAGCGCGTCGAGCTCACCCAGTACGCCAAGCTGCCCCACCTGCTCACCGAGGTCGTCACCGACCCGAAGAAGGCGGCCAACGCACTCGACTGGGCGGTGCGGGAGATGGACCGCCGCTACGAGGTGCTGGAGGCCGTCGGCGTCCGCGACATCACGGGCTACAACGCGGCGTACGACCGCGGCGACCTGCGCGAGGCGCCGGGAGCCGGCGAGGTCGGGCCCGACGGCGAGCCGCTCGAGTACCCGCGGATGAGCTTCATCGTCATCGTGGTCGACGAGCTCAACGACCTCATGATGGTGGCCGCCCGCGACGTCGAGGCGAGCATCTGCCGCATCGCGCAGAAGGCCCGTGCGGTCGGCATCCACCTGGTGCTCGCCACCCAGCGGCCGTCGGTCAACGTCATCACCGGGCTCATCAAGGCCAACGTGCCGTCCCGCATCGCCTTCGCCGTGTCGAGCCTGGCCGACAGCCGCGTCGTCCTCGACCAGGGCGGGGCCGAGCGCCTCATCGGCAAGGGCGACATGCTCATGCTCACGGCCACGTCGAGCACCGCCCAACGCGTCCAGGGTGCGTGGGTCACCGAGGAGGAGGTCCGCGACGTCGCGAAGGCCTGGCGCAAGCAGGCCCCGGAGGTCACCTACAACCAGGAGGTCCAGGGCGACGGTGAGCCGACCGGGGCCGCGGCGCAGCTGCCCGGTGGGTCCACCGGCGACGAGGACGACGACGAGCTCCTGCTCCAGGCCATGGACCTGGTGGTGCGCAGCCAGTTGGGGTCCACGTCGATGCTCCAGCGGAAGCTGCGCGTCGGGTTCGCCCGTGCCGGTCGCCTCATGGACCTGCTCGAGCAGCGGGGCGTGGTCGGCCCCTCGGAGGGGTCGAAGGCCCGTGCGGTCCTCATGACGCCCGAGGAGCTCGACGGCGCCGGTCCGACCGCCGACGACCTCATCGGTCCCGACCAGCTCCCGGACGACCCGGCGTTCTGA
- a CDS encoding calcium/sodium antiporter, whose translation MLVLHILFVVVGLVVLTKAADQFVLGAARISLALRISAVVVGAVIVGFGTSAPEMLVSTLAALDGNAEVGLGNIVGSNVANLTLVLGAAALIVRVGIHDGVLRREAPLMLGAVALFALLVQDGVAGWEAAVLLVVMVAVLTIIIRSGGLPDPELEEEVEEFADEAHPHPLKGEVVRTVIGLLGTLLGAQLLVTGAVEVADAAGLSGGFVGFTLVAVGTSLPELVTTVAAARAGETDLIVGNLLGSNIFNSLIVGATMGFASGGLDAPKLLGIGVVMMVAIAGGLVVLMLARRQLTRIEGGGLILAYGASVALLGV comes from the coding sequence GTGCTCGTCCTCCACATCCTCTTCGTCGTCGTCGGCTTGGTCGTGCTGACCAAGGCCGCCGACCAGTTCGTGCTGGGGGCGGCCCGCATCTCGCTCGCTCTGCGGATCAGCGCCGTGGTGGTCGGCGCGGTGATCGTCGGCTTCGGCACCTCTGCTCCCGAGATGCTCGTCTCGACGCTCGCCGCGCTCGACGGCAACGCCGAGGTCGGCCTCGGCAACATCGTCGGCTCCAACGTCGCCAACCTCACCCTGGTGCTCGGGGCCGCGGCCCTGATCGTCCGGGTCGGCATCCACGACGGCGTGCTGCGGCGCGAGGCACCGCTCATGCTCGGCGCCGTGGCGCTCTTCGCGCTCCTGGTCCAGGACGGCGTCGCAGGCTGGGAGGCCGCCGTCCTCCTCGTCGTCATGGTCGCCGTGCTCACGATCATCATCCGCTCGGGCGGTCTCCCCGATCCCGAGCTCGAGGAGGAGGTGGAGGAGTTCGCCGACGAGGCGCACCCGCACCCGCTGAAGGGCGAGGTCGTGCGGACGGTGATCGGCCTGCTCGGCACGCTGCTCGGCGCGCAGCTGCTCGTCACCGGCGCGGTGGAGGTCGCCGACGCCGCAGGGCTCTCGGGCGGGTTCGTCGGCTTCACGCTCGTGGCGGTCGGCACGTCGCTGCCCGAGCTCGTCACCACGGTCGCCGCGGCCCGAGCCGGGGAGACCGACCTCATCGTCGGCAACCTGCTCGGTTCGAACATCTTCAACAGCCTGATCGTGGGGGCCACGATGGGGTTCGCGAGCGGGGGGCTCGACGCCCCGAAGCTGCTCGGCATCGGCGTGGTGATGATGGTGGCGATCGCCGGTGGCCTCGTCGTGCTGATGCTCGCCCGGCGGCAGCTCACCCGCATCGAGGGCGGCGGGCTGATCCTCGCCTACGGCGCGTCGGTGGCGCTGCTCGGCGTCTGA
- a CDS encoding pyridoxamine 5'-phosphate oxidase family protein, translated as MAALETVAPAFVEMAHRIVWCVAGTTDPRGRPRTRVLHPIWEWSGAQLTGWIATSPLSPKAHDLAAMPRMSVTYWSPDQDTCTAECSAEWQTSEDALAKGWQRFAQASPPVGYDPAIIPAWDSPTSPAFGILRLIPDRLRVQPASLMTTGEGQVLLWRA; from the coding sequence ATGGCAGCACTGGAGACCGTCGCGCCGGCGTTCGTGGAGATGGCGCACCGCATCGTGTGGTGCGTCGCCGGGACCACCGACCCCCGCGGCCGGCCGAGGACGCGGGTGCTCCACCCGATCTGGGAGTGGAGCGGCGCGCAGCTCACCGGGTGGATCGCCACCTCTCCCCTGTCGCCGAAGGCCCACGACCTCGCGGCGATGCCGCGGATGTCGGTCACGTACTGGAGCCCGGACCAGGACACCTGCACCGCGGAGTGCTCCGCCGAGTGGCAGACGAGCGAGGACGCCTTGGCCAAGGGGTGGCAGCGGTTCGCGCAGGCGTCACCGCCCGTCGGCTACGACCCGGCCATCATCCCTGCGTGGGACAGCCCGACGAGCCCGGCGTTCGGCATCCTGCGCCTCATCCCCGACCGCCTGCGGGTCCAACCCGCCTCGCTGATGACCACCGGCGAGGGCCAGGTCCTCCTCTGGAGGGCCTAG
- a CDS encoding DUF4097 family beta strand repeat-containing protein yields the protein MGVESSGEATVARSVRISTRSGRIEVVAEARDDVVVEGGAVDPGDAPDGGPAQLTVTGGHDAVRARVPTGTDVVVGTRSGRVALTGELGAVAVTTVSGRVTVQSARRASVRTVSARVEVEICEGEARVDTVSGRVAVGRAGSIKVATKTGRVRVEAVDGEVRARSVAGRVTIGYVGSTPPDVKLETVSGRIELEVPAGAAPVQRFASRSGSIRSTVPHGETGTIAARTLSGAIRVREA from the coding sequence GTGGGGGTCGAGAGCAGCGGAGAGGCGACCGTCGCCCGATCGGTCCGCATCTCGACGCGGTCGGGCCGCATCGAGGTGGTGGCCGAGGCGCGCGACGACGTGGTGGTCGAGGGCGGCGCGGTCGATCCCGGCGACGCCCCCGACGGCGGGCCTGCGCAGCTCACGGTCACCGGTGGGCACGACGCGGTGCGGGCCCGGGTGCCGACGGGGACCGACGTCGTGGTCGGCACCCGCTCGGGGCGGGTCGCGCTCACCGGCGAGCTCGGCGCGGTCGCCGTCACCACGGTCAGCGGCCGGGTGACGGTGCAATCGGCGCGGCGGGCCTCGGTCCGCACGGTGAGCGCCCGGGTCGAGGTCGAGATCTGCGAGGGAGAGGCGCGGGTCGACACCGTCAGCGGTCGCGTCGCCGTCGGGCGCGCCGGGTCGATCAAGGTCGCGACGAAGACCGGGCGCGTCCGGGTCGAGGCGGTCGACGGGGAGGTGCGGGCCCGATCCGTGGCCGGGCGGGTGACGATCGGCTACGTCGGCTCGACACCGCCCGACGTGAAGCTGGAGACCGTGAGCGGGCGCATCGAGCTCGAGGTGCCCGCCGGTGCCGCGCCCGTCCAGCGGTTCGCGTCGCGCTCCGGATCGATCCGGTCGACCGTCCCCCATGGCGAGACGGGGACGATCGCGGCCCGCACGCTGAGCGGGGCGATCCGCGTCCGGGAGGCCTAG